From the Sardina pilchardus chromosome 11, fSarPil1.1, whole genome shotgun sequence genome, the window TACATGTGTAAAGCTAGATTATTTAGAAGGGAATTATTTTACAAATGACTGCTATATTAGTTAGAGCAAATGGAACTTGTACATATCAAGTTGAGAAGACAGGCTTATATTGTTCCAGAATTTTTCCTTTTAACGGTTTAGAAACATCGTTCAATAAAGCAGAATCACTCCACAGTaaacacactcttaaaatgaatatgACAATTAAGTCAGTAAATATGGCACATTAAATTTTCTGGACATACGAGGGAACTAGCTTAAACACCTCCGGTGTGAGCATCTTTAATGAAACCTTGAGAACAAGAGATCACACATGCTGGTGTAAAACATAAATgctgtctgagacagagcctTTATTTAAAAACATGACTGAAAAGTAGCAGCATCTCATTTTTAAAAGAACCGAAATAAAATGTTCATTTTGGTAAATTCAGACTCGCAGGAGAGTCCTCCCCATCGAGTCATTCTTAAATAAGAGTCCACAGTCTGAGCTTCTAAAGGTGGCTTTTCCTCTGGTCTGGTTTGGCAGCTGGTTCACTTAGTCCCACCAGCAACCTGCCAGTAATATCTTCAGAGTCCAAAACGGCATTGAGGCAGCATGGGCCGTACGACTCGCCCAAACGCATCCAGCCAAATCTGGGCAGGGTCTTCTGCGTTCATCTTTCCATCTGTCCGTATCCTACCCTCTTTAGCAGCAGTCAGAGCCTGTAACAGCTCTGAGGGGGGGGTTTCGGCAGGAGGTACAGCTTGGAGTACGCGTCCTTTTTCACCATATATTCAATCTTAAAATTTCCATTAAAACAGAAATCAATTGACAACTCAATATAAAACACAACCCCCAAAAGGAGTCAATTCAAGTCTGTTTAAAAAATAGATACCGacttataaaataaaaaaagtctTGTGCACGTTTCAGGTAATCTGTGagttgtgtttgcgtgtttgctGGGTGTGCCTCGTCCAGGCGGCTCTCCCGTTGCCAATCCATGGTTCGGTTCACCATGGGCCGAGTTGGGAGGGTTCAGGGCGCCACAGCGTCAGGCTTCTCGCTGCTGGGCGGAGGTGTGAGCATTCCTGAGGGAACAGGTGAGCTCTGGCTGCGCTCCACGTCCACCACCTGATACGCGTACACTTGGCCCTAAACCGCGGGGAACACAACAGTCAAGACGGGGGCCGCGTCAAGAATCAAAACCATGCTAAAGAGTCAGAGCTATTGTCGGTGCTCTGAAACCAAATACATTACATTAGCAGCTGGATAACACTGCACGTGACATTTGGGTGGACAAAGAGCAGGGCACTTACCAGCCATTCCAGGTAGGGTGCATGAGTCtgaatgttgtgcatgtcttCAGGAGAGACCCCTTTGAAGGTCTTGAGACCAGAGCTGCCTACTTCTCTGATGGACATGGCAAAGGGCACCATCCATCTAACACATTTCTCCAAGTCACTCCACGCAAGCCCTACAGGACAACAGGATCAAGATGAGCACAAAATATATCTAATCGGTGTAAAACAGCAACACTTGCTTAGAAACACCAGTAAAAAATATAATGAAGGTCTGTGTCACTATTAAAAGGAGAAATCCAGCAAGTTTATACATAGCTCTCCATTTCTTGAGGTCACTGTATGAACGATAGCCACAAAAACAATCGATTTTCCCTCCCTAGCTTGAATTGCTACAGCCAACAGAAAACGCAGCGAGaaagctacagcgctacactctgggggcatatcCATGAGCTTcccatgaacatgcccccagtgtAGCACTTTTTCCCTCCTGTCCCAACAGTACTCAGGGACCTTGATAAACAGATCTGAGATGTGAAATCTCGCTGGATCTCTCCTTTAACTGCGTAACAGCATTACGCACCTGAAACTTTCTCCACAAGTTCCAGCGAAGAGAAATGAAATAGGGCCGAGGCAGCAAGCAGACCACTAGAGAACTCCAGACTTCTAATGTCCAATGTGCACAGGTCCAACAACTGGCAAGgggaagagaaaacaaaacatattcTGATTAAACATCGCAAATCAGACAAAGCTGTAATCTATGCATGTCTGTATGCATCtggtatgcatgcatgcatgcacgcacgtgtgtgcgtttgtgaaaATAACTTCCCACACAAGGCCACTGAAAACAAAACCTCAAATATTACAACAGAATTAAAACGCTTAACCACTCCCTTGCCTGACCCATTATCAGTGCTGCATCAAGCACAGCAATGTGATTTTGTTACTGAAAAGCGTCGGTGTTCAGACTTAAAAGCATGGGGAAGTCAAATGTAAACATACCTCTGTAATCTGGACAAATGTAGTCTCTGGGTACTGGGGAAGGAGGACTTCCTCTGTTTTCAGGTAGGCCACCTGCATATATACGCTCAACCAGGACACTGGAGACACGGGACTCAAACTCCAGTTAAGCTCCTGTTTGAATGGCAGAACAGGAGACATGAGTATAACACCTAACTGCAAAAAATAACCAGCCAAGAAGCTACAACCCAACAAAAACTGTTCAAGTCAGTCCAACTTATTTACCTTCATAATGATGATCTCCATGGACAACATCTCTTCCTCCATACAGGCTCCATCAGTAACATAGGCAAACTGGTGCAGCTTGGGAGGGTAGATTTCCTGCCAGATCATATAGGTTTGGCATGAGGTCACAGCCAATCACTTTAACTCAATCACATTCTTTAAAGGGCAAAGTGTTTGTCTGTTAATGCTGGAGGCTATTCGTGTAAGCACAGCTAACCTCCATTTTGGCAGCAATGAAGAGACAGGAGATTCCGATGAGTTGCAGTGTGTTTTTCAACACGTTGGTCTGTGTGGCCATGAAACGGTCAAAGTAGTTCTGGGCCAGATAAAATGCTTCCCTGTGCAGCTTATATACTTCAGACACCTGTGAATGAAGACCGTTACAAAAAAAATGCTTAATGTCATGAAGACTAGATGAAGACCCATTAAAACCCCATCATGACATTTAACATACAGGTTTTCCATTGAACGGACAATATTAAAAGGAAGTCTGCCATTTCACCATGTTAACATAATATCTGCCCACATCTACAAAATGCTTAGTAGTTCAAGATGGACTAGCCACGAGAAAATGATCCCATCCGACACTTTCAGGTTGGGAAAATGAGTATAATGAAGTTCAAACGTCACTGTGCTTTTCCTTACTACTTGATTTTATTAACTTTAATACGTACCTCCATCAGCCAATCCAGAAGTATGGCTCTCATTTTAGGCTGAAGGTTTGGATGTCTTTCCATGACACGAGTATCATGTGTGTAGGCTTCATCTTTCTTCAAAAGGTTGTTCCAGACAACATCTTTGCTGCCCCAGCTGCAAATCAAAAGTAAtacatgtatttgtatgtatacCTATAGCAACACATCAATTTCTTATAAGCAGCATAGTACATGACTAGGCAAATGCCTCGAGAAAGCTCAAATGATTCACCATTTTTTGTTGATAAAAATTGTATTGCCTAGAGTAGACCCAAACATGGACATACTGGCATTTCAAATACAAGTCCTGTCCAGGAAGGATAGATCACAAAACATGCGACCCAAAACCCACATGATTTTATTTTGCATCAGGATTAGACAGGTAGGCCATAtagttagcctggctagcgcctaccacttcttaaatgagacgtggtctggcaaccagacgttcatttgaaaaaaagcccagatccgttcattgggcattTTATCAGGATgactatcaaatgcgtctgtgcatagctcatcatggtcttgctttctcccctgttctgtggttggtcgccaacatcaggcggaaatgtgggtgttagtttccagactgccttagctgcgtgattgaaatcaccgcgcaaggcaggatgggaacacccaggctaccatATAGTAGCCATTCAATCACATACAACTCACCAAAGGTTAGGGAGTGGGGAAGGTCTTGTGGGAGTGACAAGAATATTTCGAAAATGGTAGTCTGCAAATCCCACATCGTTAGCAGTAACCGGTTCCTCGACTTCGTCAGGCGTGGGGATCCGCTTGCAAGGATCTGTGAGAGGCACGTCAGGATTCCAGCACGCCTGAGCAGGAAAAGAGGGATGAGAAAGATATGCAGGACACCCTACTAGATAAAAGACAAACACCTGCTGTTGGCATAGGCCTCTGAGCCAGTCCAAAGGAGACAAGGTAGCACCTGGAAAGAGTCTCAATGAAGTCTTTGAAAGTCTACAAACTGATGCATAGCATCAATGAAGCTAGATGCACGTCTGTGCTGCCAAATCCTATTGTTGGTACACCTATATTCAGTGGATGAAACACAGTCTGCCACTACACATACACTAAATATATTTGGTGAGGTAGGACAAAACACTGAAACGCACAGCACCAAGAGCCATGTTCTACTGGAAGTTCACCCTTAGAACTATGGTACCACAACCCCCCCCTCACCTGAGCTCCACATTGTTTCTTTTTGGTCATTTCCACCACTTCTTCATCATCTGGATCTTGCAAGTGCTGACAAATAGGAGTATAATATAGTGtcaattacagaaatgtagttATGTTGTGTTATCAAGAGTCCTAGCTATAACATGCAACCAACACAAGTGCCCCATGCTACAAGGCCATACTTACAATGGCAACATCTGCCTTCCTTTTTCGTGATCGCGTTGCATTCACCTTGGGGACATCAACTGCGAGATTTGCCTCCGTCGTTTGCCTATTATTTGTAACAAAACATATTTACATACAATAAGTGGAAATGTACACCATCGTGGATGTAAGGTTATTAGCCTACTAGCCAACTGGCTAGAAGTTAAGATCACAGCTGCAACTCCTGCAGATCTTTATCAAAATGGACGAAACCGAAACGTACCCTTTTCTTGGCATTATATTCCCACACGTGTTAC encodes:
- the ccne1 gene encoding G1/S-specific cyclin-E1; amino-acid sequence: MPRKGQTTEANLAVDVPKVNATRSRKRKADVAIHLQDPDDEEVVEMTKKKQCGAQACWNPDVPLTDPCKRIPTPDEVEEPVTANDVGFADYHFRNILVTPTRPSPLPNLCWGSKDVVWNNLLKKDEAYTHDTRVMERHPNLQPKMRAILLDWLMEVSEVYKLHREAFYLAQNYFDRFMATQTNVLKNTLQLIGISCLFIAAKMEEIYPPKLHQFAYVTDGACMEEEMLSMEIIIMKELNWSLSPVSPVSWLSVYMQVAYLKTEEVLLPQYPETTFVQITELLDLCTLDIRSLEFSSGLLAASALFHFSSLELVEKVSGLAWSDLEKCVRWMVPFAMSIREVGSSGLKTFKGVSPEDMHNIQTHAPYLEWLGQVYAYQVVDVERSQSSPVPSGMLTPPPSSEKPDAVAP